In the Streptomyces fradiae ATCC 10745 = DSM 40063 genome, one interval contains:
- a CDS encoding ATP-binding protein has translation MRHCMRTGRFPVQARRASTPWRGAKEVSGVALMVAQEVPTSSSMAVPHGPAGVGEARQRMREQLRRSGVGESVVDDAVLILSELLSNSCRHGRPLDAAEVGEGAVRAAWRIDGRGALTVEVTDGGGPTRPVPSKPSVTARGGRGLTIIDALAQEWGVRDGSSGEVTVWVLVAGAPPRTGTGTGTTGPRLAGPREGRPASALPRANGARPARVAGAGGYGAAPATRAGQLTDEPGLLDMYEDFG, from the coding sequence ATGCGTCACTGTATGCGGACTGGCCGGTTTCCGGTCCAGGCCAGGAGGGCATCCACTCCGTGGCGTGGGGCGAAGGAGGTCTCGGGGGTGGCGTTGATGGTGGCACAGGAAGTGCCGACGTCGTCGAGCATGGCCGTACCCCATGGCCCTGCGGGCGTGGGCGAGGCGAGGCAGCGCATGCGGGAGCAGCTGCGGCGCAGCGGCGTCGGCGAGTCGGTCGTCGACGACGCCGTACTGATCCTCTCCGAACTGCTCAGCAACTCGTGCCGGCACGGCAGGCCGCTGGACGCCGCCGAGGTCGGCGAGGGCGCCGTCCGGGCCGCCTGGCGGATCGACGGCCGGGGCGCCCTGACGGTCGAGGTGACCGACGGGGGCGGCCCGACCCGGCCGGTCCCGTCGAAGCCCTCGGTCACCGCCCGCGGTGGTCGTGGGCTCACCATCATCGACGCCCTCGCCCAGGAGTGGGGCGTACGCGACGGCTCGTCCGGCGAGGTGACCGTCTGGGTGCTCGTCGCGGGCGCGCCCCCGCGCACCGGCACCGGCACCGGCACCACCGGCCCGCGCCTGGCCGGCCCGCGCGAGGGCCGCCCCGCGTCCGCCCTCCCCCGCGCGAACGGCGCCCGGCCCGCGCGCGTGGCCGGCGCGGGCGGTTACGGCGCCGCCCCGGCCACGCGCGCCGGCCAGCTGACGGACGAGCCGGGCCTCCTCGACATGTACGAGGACTTCGGCTGA
- a CDS encoding DUF5926 family protein — protein sequence MAKKRPQKKAAGAPQVTHGEVPVVGAREPCPCGSGRRYKACHGRAAAHAVTELVQRPFEGLAGECDWVALRELVPAATAPLRLKGGLPEGVPSVTLATVLPMAWPALRRDDGSVLLALQNDTSSGDLSRDLADTLQRALDAAPGTPVAARRVPAEGPRLQDLLDAEAAFEPVVHTGFEFWVPESADGASPEVAASLERANEAAIPTVKLAGVDAAYWCETPEKNHLRWVMPHPEEELLDALARLHAAGASSLGEDTRLVGSFRAHGLVIPVWDLPSAMTAEECEKPAAEFAERLARALASDAPLTADERRARGGLTNRQVTLS from the coding sequence ATGGCCAAGAAGCGCCCCCAGAAGAAGGCCGCCGGCGCACCGCAGGTGACGCACGGGGAGGTGCCGGTCGTCGGTGCCCGCGAGCCCTGCCCCTGCGGTTCGGGCCGCCGCTACAAGGCCTGCCACGGCCGCGCCGCCGCGCACGCGGTGACCGAACTCGTCCAGCGCCCGTTCGAGGGCCTGGCCGGCGAGTGCGACTGGGTCGCACTGCGCGAGCTGGTGCCGGCCGCCACCGCGCCGCTGCGCCTGAAGGGCGGGCTGCCCGAGGGGGTGCCCTCCGTGACGCTCGCGACCGTCCTGCCCATGGCGTGGCCGGCGCTCCGCCGTGATGACGGCTCCGTCCTGCTGGCCCTGCAGAACGACACGTCCTCCGGCGACCTGAGCCGCGACCTGGCCGACACGCTCCAGCGCGCGCTGGACGCCGCGCCGGGCACGCCGGTCGCCGCCCGCCGGGTGCCCGCGGAGGGCCCTCGCCTGCAGGACCTGCTCGACGCCGAGGCGGCGTTCGAGCCGGTCGTGCACACCGGCTTCGAGTTCTGGGTGCCCGAGTCGGCGGACGGCGCGTCGCCGGAGGTGGCCGCGTCGCTGGAGCGGGCCAACGAGGCCGCGATCCCGACCGTGAAGCTGGCGGGCGTGGACGCCGCGTACTGGTGCGAGACCCCGGAGAAGAACCACCTGCGCTGGGTCATGCCGCACCCGGAGGAGGAGCTGCTCGACGCGCTCGCGCGGCTGCACGCCGCCGGCGCCTCGTCGCTCGGCGAGGACACGCGCCTCGTCGGGTCCTTCCGGGCGCACGGCCTGGTCATCCCGGTGTGGGACCTGCCGAGCGCCATGACGGCGGAGGAGTGCGAGAAGCCGGCCGCCGAGTTCGCGGAGCGGCTCGCACGGGCCCTCGCGTCCGACGCGCCCCTGACGGCGGACGAGCGGCGGGCGCGCGGCGGCCTGACCAACCGCCAGGTCACGCTGAGCTGA
- a CDS encoding SigE family RNA polymerase sigma factor: MTATTGPVCAGASTAATAYPSFTSYVRARGPLLLRTARSLTANPSDAEDLLQTALAKTYVAWERIEDHRALDGYVRRALVNTRTSQWRKRKVDEFACEELPEPHGVPEPDPAERQALHDAMWRAVMRLPDRQRAMVVLRYYEDLSEAQTAAVLGVSVGTVKSAVSRALGKLRDDPELAPIR, translated from the coding sequence ATGACCGCGACTACTGGCCCCGTCTGCGCCGGAGCCTCCACGGCCGCCACCGCGTACCCGTCCTTCACCTCGTACGTCCGGGCCCGGGGGCCCCTGCTGCTGCGCACCGCGCGCTCGCTCACCGCCAACCCGAGCGACGCCGAGGACCTGCTGCAGACCGCCCTCGCCAAGACGTACGTGGCGTGGGAGCGCATAGAGGACCACCGGGCCCTCGACGGCTATGTACGCCGCGCGCTGGTCAACACGCGCACGTCGCAGTGGCGCAAGCGCAAGGTGGACGAGTTCGCGTGCGAGGAACTGCCCGAGCCGCACGGCGTGCCGGAACCGGACCCGGCCGAGCGGCAGGCGCTGCACGACGCCATGTGGCGTGCGGTCATGCGGCTCCCCGACCGGCAGCGCGCCATGGTCGTACTCCGGTACTACGAGGATCTCAGCGAGGCGCAGACGGCCGCGGTCCTCGGGGTCTCCGTCGGCACGGTCAAGAGCGCCGTCTCCCGAGCGCTCGGCAAACTCAGGGACGACCCGGAGCTGGCCCCGATACGGTGA
- a CDS encoding S1C family serine protease — MSTENEGNAVPSAPDAPSASAPEGTPAHPAASPPPAANPAANPAANPAANPGTDPGTDPVPGAAETGRTQRPPYEPPPAPGAEPPAAPPASAPPAAPAPHASPEAPAAHPAAPPPPAAPPAYPAYGAQSDPHAAHAHHATPAPHGPAADQTAHATQAYAHAPAGGGAWGAPPGGQPPFPPAPRKRPGGLVAGVLVAALVAGGVGGGIGYWAAERTDGTTTSTTVSVGDTPADFKREPGTVAAVAAKALPSVVTIEAKSGGSAGEGGTGTGFVYDKEGHILTNNHVVASAAESGTVTATFSDGRKFDAEVVGRAQGYDVAVLKLSGAPAGLAPLPLGNSDKVLVGDSTIAIGAPFGLSNTVTTGIISAKNRPVASSDGSGGKNSYMSALQTDASINPGNSGGPLLDGRGAVIGINSAIQSPGAGGIGQSQAGSVGLGFAIPINQAKNVAEQLIKTGEPVYPMIGATVNMSEEGEGATIVEQGTGGTPSVTPDGPAAKAGLRPGDVITRFGDRIIDSGPTLISEIWTHQPGDTVTLTYKRGTQEKQVEVTLGERKGD, encoded by the coding sequence GTGAGCACCGAGAACGAGGGCAACGCGGTTCCGTCCGCCCCCGACGCCCCGTCCGCGTCAGCTCCGGAGGGCACCCCGGCGCACCCTGCGGCGTCCCCGCCCCCGGCCGCGAACCCGGCCGCGAACCCGGCCGCGAACCCGGCCGCGAACCCGGGCACGGACCCGGGCACGGACCCGGTGCCGGGGGCCGCGGAGACCGGGCGTACGCAGCGGCCGCCGTACGAGCCGCCGCCGGCCCCCGGCGCTGAGCCCCCGGCCGCTCCGCCCGCCTCCGCCCCGCCGGCCGCTCCCGCCCCGCACGCCTCGCCGGAGGCGCCCGCGGCCCACCCGGCGGCGCCCCCGCCCCCGGCCGCACCGCCCGCCTACCCCGCGTACGGTGCCCAGAGCGACCCGCACGCGGCCCACGCCCACCACGCCACCCCCGCACCTCACGGCCCGGCCGCCGACCAGACCGCCCACGCCACGCAGGCGTACGCCCACGCCCCGGCGGGCGGCGGGGCCTGGGGCGCTCCTCCCGGCGGGCAGCCCCCCTTCCCCCCGGCGCCGCGCAAGCGGCCGGGCGGGCTCGTCGCGGGCGTCCTCGTCGCGGCCCTCGTCGCCGGCGGCGTCGGCGGCGGCATCGGGTACTGGGCGGCGGAGCGCACGGACGGCACGACCACGTCCACGACGGTCTCCGTGGGCGACACCCCCGCCGACTTCAAGCGGGAACCCGGCACGGTCGCGGCGGTCGCCGCCAAGGCGCTGCCGAGCGTCGTCACCATCGAGGCCAAGTCCGGCGGCTCGGCGGGCGAGGGCGGCACCGGCACGGGCTTCGTGTACGACAAGGAAGGCCACATCCTCACCAACAACCACGTGGTGGCCTCGGCCGCCGAGAGCGGCACGGTCACCGCGACCTTCTCGGACGGGCGGAAGTTCGACGCCGAGGTGGTCGGCCGCGCCCAGGGGTACGACGTGGCCGTACTGAAGCTGAGCGGCGCCCCGGCCGGCCTGGCGCCGCTGCCGCTCGGCAACTCCGACAAGGTCCTCGTGGGCGACTCGACCATCGCGATCGGCGCGCCGTTCGGCCTGTCCAACACCGTGACCACCGGGATCATCAGCGCCAAGAACCGCCCGGTCGCCTCCAGCGACGGCTCCGGCGGCAAGAACTCGTACATGAGCGCCCTCCAGACCGACGCGTCGATCAATCCGGGCAACTCCGGCGGGCCCCTGCTGGACGGGCGCGGTGCGGTGATCGGCATCAACTCCGCCATCCAGTCGCCGGGGGCGGGTGGCATCGGCCAGTCCCAGGCGGGCTCGGTCGGCCTGGGCTTCGCGATCCCGATCAACCAGGCGAAGAACGTCGCCGAACAGCTCATCAAGACGGGCGAGCCGGTCTATCCGATGATCGGCGCGACCGTGAACATGTCGGAGGAGGGCGAGGGCGCCACCATCGTCGAGCAGGGCACGGGCGGCACGCCGTCGGTCACCCCCGACGGCCCCGCCGCCAAGGCGGGCCTGCGGCCGGGTGACGTCATCACCCGCTTCGGCGACCGCATCATCGACAGCGGCCCGACCCTGATCAGCGAGATCTGGACCCACCAGCCCGGCGACACGGTCACCCTGACCTACAAGCGCGGCACCCAGGAGAAGCAGGTCGAGGTCACCCTCGGCGAACGCAAGGGCGACTGA
- a CDS encoding glycerophosphodiester phosphodiesterase produces MTHARQHTIQVVAHRGASEDVPEHTLAAYVKAIEDGADALECDVRLTADGHLVCVHDRRVNRTSNGRGAVSALELADLAALDFGSWRDRGDSTEAPDWSDPEYTSVLTLERLLELVADAGRRVELAIETKHPTRWAGQVEERLVRLLRRFNLADPPTPGESAVRIMSFSPRSLIRVAAAVPTVPTVYLAQFVAPRVREGRLPARARIAGPSIRIIRNHPGYVERLHEAGLQVHVWTVDAPEDVELCVRLGVDAIITNRPGQVLSQLGRAPR; encoded by the coding sequence GTGACCCACGCGCGCCAGCACACCATCCAAGTCGTCGCCCACCGGGGCGCCTCCGAGGACGTGCCCGAGCACACCCTCGCCGCCTACGTGAAGGCGATCGAGGACGGGGCGGACGCCCTGGAGTGCGACGTACGCCTCACCGCGGACGGCCATCTCGTCTGCGTGCACGACCGCCGTGTGAACCGCACCTCCAACGGGCGCGGCGCCGTGTCGGCGCTGGAGCTCGCCGACCTGGCCGCCCTCGACTTCGGCTCCTGGCGGGACCGGGGGGACAGCACCGAGGCCCCCGACTGGAGCGACCCCGAGTACACCTCCGTCCTCACCCTGGAGCGGCTGCTGGAGCTCGTCGCCGACGCGGGGCGCCGGGTCGAGCTCGCCATCGAGACCAAGCACCCGACGCGCTGGGCGGGCCAGGTGGAGGAGCGGCTGGTCCGGCTGCTGCGCCGGTTCAACCTCGCCGACCCGCCGACCCCCGGCGAGTCCGCCGTGCGGATCATGAGCTTCTCCCCCCGGTCGCTGATCCGGGTCGCGGCGGCCGTCCCGACCGTGCCGACCGTCTACCTCGCGCAGTTCGTCGCGCCGCGGGTGCGCGAGGGCCGCCTCCCCGCCCGCGCCCGCATCGCCGGGCCGTCCATACGGATCATCCGGAACCACCCCGGCTACGTCGAGCGCCTCCACGAGGCCGGGCTCCAGGTCCACGTGTGGACGGTCGACGCGCCGGAGGACGTGGAGCTGTGCGTCCGCCTCGGAGTGGACGCCATCATCACGAACCGCCCCGGGCAGGTCCTGTCGCAACTGGGACGCGCCCCCCGATAG